In one Kluyveromyces marxianus DMKU3-1042 DNA, complete genome, chromosome 4 genomic region, the following are encoded:
- the ALT2 gene encoding alanine transaminase ALT2: protein MLSARTCLNAKSQLGVFKLTLKASSIVSASTSSATLRIVVMPSISNLQQYNNYSTSPKPAPKLTLDDVNENILKAKYAVRGRIPMRAEELKAQLKKDPASLPFKKIINANIGNPQQLDQKPLTFYREVLSLLQHPELLDEADETLLSLYKIDSIQRARKLLEEVGGSVGAYSQSQGVQGIRETVASFITKRDDGEIAYPEDIFLTAGASAAVSYILSMLCKGPSTGVLIPIPQYPLYTASLALNNSKPLPYYLREEENWSTDPEEIEEVVQDAIKKGVKPTCLVVINPGNPTGAILSVNAIESIFEIAAKYGIVVIADEVYQENIFKGSKFNSMKKVLRNLQKVHHGKFDNVQLASLHSISKGVSGECGQRGGYMELVGFSHEIRQVFLKLASISLCPVVTGQALVDLMVSPPKPGDASYEQDQQQRNHIHEALEERATKLFETFSRLEGIECRKPQGAMYLYPKLDLPFKAIQEASHKEMEPDEFYCSELLEHTGICTVPGSGFGQVPGTYHLRTTFLPPGTEWVDAWEKFHREFYDRYRD, encoded by the coding sequence ATGTTGTCTGCCAGAACTTGTTTGAACGCTAAGTCCCAACTTGGTGTGTTCAAGCTAACTTTGAAAGCAAGCAGTATAGTAAGTGCATCTACGTCTAGTGCTACATTAAGAATAGTTGTTATGCCATCGATATCAAATTTACaacaatataataattacTCCACGAGCCCGAAACCAGCTCCAAAGCTCACTCTTGATGATGTGAACGAAAACATCTTGAAGGCTAAGTACGCTGTTAGAGGTAGAATTCCTATGAGAGCCGAAGAGTTGAAGGCtcagttgaagaaagacCCAGCTTCGCTGCctttcaagaagatcatCAACGCCAACATCGGTAATCCTCAACAGTTGGACCAAAAGCCATTGACTTTCTACAGAGAGGTCTTGTCTCTACTGCAGCACCCAGAGTTGCTGGACGAAGCCGACGAGACTTTGTTGTCTCTTTACAAAATCGACTCCATTCAGCGTGCCAGAAAGCTTCTGGAGGAAGTTGGTGGTTCTGTTGGTGCGTATTCGCAATCACAGGGTGTGCAAGGTATTCGTGAGACCGTCGCCAGTTTCATCACCAAGAGAGATGACGGCGAAATTGCATATCCTGAAGATATTTTCTTGACTGCAGGTGCTTCCGCCGCAGTTTCATACATCCTTTCCATGCTATGTAAGGGCCCTAGTACTGGTGTGTTGATCCCTATCCCACAGTATCCATTGTACACAGCTTCATTGGCGTTGAACAATTCAAAACCTCTTCCATACTACCTAAGAGAAGAGGAGAACTGGTCCACCGACCCAgaagagattgaagaaGTCGTCCAAGATGCTATTAAAAAGGGTGTCAAACCAACCTGTTTGGTCGTTATTAACCCAGGTAACCCAACAGGTGCTATCTTGTCCGTCAACGCTATCGAATCGATCTTTGAAATCGCTGCCAAATACGGTATCGTTGTCATTGCTGATGAAGTTTACCAAgaaaatattttcaagGGCTCCAAGTTCAattcgatgaagaaggtgcTCAGAAACTTGCAAAAAGTTCACCACGGTAAATTCGACAACGTCCAATTGGCTTCCTTGCACTCGATCTCCAAGGGTGTGTCTGGTGAATGTGGTCAAAGAGGTGGCTACATGGAATTGGTTGGCTTCAGCCATGAAATTAGACAAGTGTTCTTAAAGTTGGCCTCTATCTCCCTATGTCCTGTCGTTACCGGTCAAGCCTTGGTCGACCTCATGGTCTCTCCTCCAAAACCGGGTGATGCCTCATACGAAcaagatcaacaacaacgtAATCACATTCACGAAGCATTGGAAGAGCGTGCCACTAAATTGTTTGAAACCTTCTCTCGCTTAGAAGGTATCGAATGCCGTAAGCCTCAAGGTGCTATGTACTTGTACCCCAAGCTAGATCTTCCTTTCAAGGCCATCCAAGAAGCTTCACACAAGGAAATGGAACCAGATGAATTCTATTGTAGTGAACTACTAGAACACACTGGTATCTGTACAGTGCCTGGTTCTGGTTTCGGTCAAGTACCAGGGACTTACCATCTAAGAACCACTTTCTTGCCTCCTGGAACTGAATGGGTTGACGCATGGGAAAAGTTCCACAGAGAGTTTTACGACAGGTATCGTGAttaa
- the FOB1 gene encoding replication fork barrier binding protein FOB1, producing MTANDLNEQNEFKSTNALTEASEEDEGDFVVPRMGVDVMDLKADLDTELLSDGRHQIEKEINTVKGQLTQPMYDLLVSDSLTKENLLQVSDKVNPSTVENKFVLLKRRYYVHDNLLHDVKRRDLVVYEPNKLFDLIISTHILNNHASPKVVYNILSSYYANVTQYFCKLATSYCSKCIKEGSSKQHKKFKHENIHANLVPLGRCHIEIFAPFDPETEGSPLKIENKYPYVLYCRDYYSRYVWLEPLKSVQLSTLLPTMAKLFFTMVRMPIFIDTCTLDKQDMFDVCEHIARKYKIKIGLGMNSSTSFQKSGIKRLKTLLLQNKKACLKDWNMCLKLAVHRINQTYCDRVRGVPSDMLCASIPNLNRKFRTLQRRIIATLMGHHVVQFEETGGMIYLEDQNNPNLLSFEDFDDGEEQDEEDDEEEEEEEEEEEEEDDANSDSPVESIHPLKKRNQEGQYDIATKKKHKSNS from the coding sequence GAGTACAAACGCTCTCACAGAAGCGAGTGAGGAAGATGAGGGCGATTTCGTGGTACCTAGAATGGGGGTTGATGTTATGGACTTAAAAGCAGATTTGGATACGGAATTGTTATCAGATGGAAGACATcaaatagagaaagaaatcaatACTGTTAAAGGTCAATTGACGCAACCTATGTACGATCTATTAGTGTCTGATTCGCTAACGAAGGAGAATTTATTGCAAGTTAGTGATAAGGTGAACCCTTCGACAGTGGAGAATAAGTTTGTGCTTCTTAAAAGACGGTACTACGTACACGATAATTTACTTCACGATGTGAAAAGACGAGATCTTGTGGTATATGAGCCTAACAAATTGTTTGATCTCATCATATCCACACATATTCTTAACAACCATGCTTCTCCCAAAGTTGTCTACAATATTCTTTCGAGCTACTACGCCAATGTGACTCAGTATTTTTGCAAGCTGGCGACTTCttattgttcaaaatgtaTCAAGGAAGGGTCATCTAAACAGCAtaaaaaattcaaacaCGAGAATATACACGCCAACTTGGTTCCCTTAGGACGGTGTCATATTGAGATATTTGCCCCCTTTGATCCTGAAACTGAGGGCTCGCCGTTGAAAATTGAGAACAAGTATCCTTATGTGCTGTATTGTAGAGATTATTATTCGAGATATGTTTGGTTAGAACCTTTGAAGAGCGTCCAATTGTCGACATTACTTCCTACAATGGCCAAGCTCTTCTTTACTATGGTACGGATGCCAATATTTATCGATACTTGTACGTTGGACAAGCAGGATATGTTTGACGTTTGTGAGCACATTGCTAGAAAGTACAAAATCAAGATTGGGCTAGGAATGAATAGTTCTACTAGTTTCCAAAAGAGTGGTATAAAGAGATTAAAGACCTTATTGCTTCAGAACAAGAAGGCTTGTTTGAAAGATTGGAATATGTGCTTGAAATTAGCGGTTCACCGAATCAATCAAACATATTGTGATAGGGTTCGTGGGGTTCCAAGCGACATGTTATGCGCATCGATCCCTAACCTTAACCGAAAATTCAGAACATTACAAAGGAGAATAATAGCTACCCTTATGGGACACCATGTTGTGcagtttgaagaaacaggAGGGATGATCTATTTGGAAGACCAGAATAATCCTAATCTATTATCGTTTGAGGATTTTGACGATGGCGAAGAACaggatgaggaagatgatgaggaagaggaggaagaagaggaggaagaagaggaagaggatgaTGCCAATTCCGATAGTCCTGTAGAATCAATCCAtccattgaaaaagagaaatcAGGAAGGGCAGTACGACATTGcgacaaagaagaaacataaATCTAATAGCTAA